From Vreelandella neptunia, the proteins below share one genomic window:
- a CDS encoding ion transporter — protein sequence MNFHPTPGAEGLRTRLFHIIFESDTPGAKAFDIALIVAILMSVTVIMLDSIKSYDERYGEVFFYLEWTFTLLFTIELALRIYCLEKPTLYLRSFYGIVDLIAVLPTWLVLLVPGAHGLVIVRLLRVLRIFRILRLMEFVGEARLLLDALKRSLRQILLFFSAILMVITLFAALMYTIESPEAGFTSIPMSMYWAIVSMTTVGYGDIVPATSLGKSITVILMLLGYSIIAVPTGVFSAQVIRSIREERYSEEACPGCGHERHEKRARYCLRCGTWLDEDSEDPRKKDVDKNAPQDS from the coding sequence ATGAATTTTCACCCAACACCCGGTGCAGAAGGCCTACGCACCCGCCTATTTCATATCATCTTTGAGTCTGACACGCCGGGGGCAAAAGCGTTTGATATCGCCTTGATCGTGGCCATTCTGATGAGTGTCACGGTCATAATGTTGGACAGTATCAAGAGTTATGACGAACGCTATGGTGAAGTGTTTTTCTACCTTGAATGGACGTTTACGCTGCTTTTCACCATTGAACTGGCGCTACGTATCTACTGCCTGGAAAAGCCAACGCTCTATTTAAGAAGCTTTTACGGGATCGTCGATCTGATTGCCGTGCTGCCCACATGGCTAGTGCTTTTGGTACCCGGTGCCCACGGACTGGTGATTGTTCGTCTGCTGCGGGTACTGCGTATTTTTCGTATTCTGCGCCTGATGGAGTTTGTCGGCGAAGCGCGACTGCTGCTGGATGCACTCAAACGGAGTCTGCGTCAGATTCTGCTATTCTTTAGCGCCATCTTGATGGTCATCACGCTTTTCGCAGCCTTGATGTACACCATAGAGTCTCCCGAGGCGGGCTTTACCAGTATTCCCATGTCCATGTACTGGGCTATCGTCAGCATGACCACCGTCGGCTACGGCGACATTGTGCCTGCTACCTCGCTGGGCAAATCCATTACCGTGATTCTGATGCTGCTCGGCTACTCAATCATTGCCGTGCCTACGGGGGTATTCTCCGCTCAGGTGATTCGCTCGATCCGTGAAGAGCGTTACTCAGAAGAAGCCTGCCCCGGCTGCGGTCACGAACGCCATGAAAAACGCGCCCGCTACTGCCTGCGCTGCGGCACTTGGTTAGACGAAGACAGCGAAGACCCGCGCAAAAAAGACGTCGACAAAAATGCGCCCCAGGACAGCTAA
- a CDS encoding CYTH domain-containing protein, whose translation MKSPNPMEVELKLALAPTGPAALTQHPYLASHAAHKQSLTNTYFDTPQGDLAKARIALRLRQVDGQVLQTVKTAGQGGGGLSQREEWEWQVAGPQLDLASIAKLPPFQGELSGVLDALVPQLSTDFTRHSWQLKEGVQGQESHIELVLDEGEIISGGYRTPIREAELELKGGEPEALWALALTLAEQVPLRPSDSSKAARGNALSTRHWPLPEAHSPAEWLHRATLALDAYHDSQQASFLNDAQQALATLAEHPELDATARAYAQALSGALDAHGQPKEAYGKAALALAHRLAYQTALR comes from the coding sequence ATGAAAAGCCCAAACCCCATGGAAGTGGAACTTAAGCTGGCCCTTGCCCCCACAGGCCCTGCGGCGCTTACTCAACACCCGTATCTCGCTTCCCACGCCGCTCATAAACAATCGCTGACCAATACCTACTTTGATACCCCTCAGGGTGATTTGGCCAAGGCTCGCATTGCGCTGCGTCTTCGCCAAGTAGACGGCCAGGTGCTGCAAACGGTAAAAACCGCAGGCCAGGGTGGTGGCGGTCTTTCCCAGCGCGAAGAGTGGGAGTGGCAGGTGGCTGGCCCGCAGTTGGATCTCGCTTCCATTGCCAAACTCCCTCCTTTTCAAGGCGAGCTTAGCGGCGTGCTAGATGCCCTCGTTCCCCAACTCAGCACCGATTTCACACGGCATAGCTGGCAGCTAAAAGAGGGCGTACAAGGTCAGGAGAGCCATATCGAGCTGGTATTGGATGAAGGCGAAATTATTAGCGGTGGCTACCGCACGCCGATACGCGAAGCAGAGCTCGAATTAAAAGGCGGCGAGCCTGAAGCACTGTGGGCGCTGGCATTAACCCTGGCTGAACAGGTGCCGCTACGGCCCTCGGACAGTAGCAAAGCGGCCCGTGGTAACGCGCTTAGCACCCGACACTGGCCTCTCCCCGAAGCGCACTCCCCGGCGGAGTGGCTCCACCGTGCCACGCTGGCGCTGGACGCCTACCACGACAGCCAACAAGCCAGTTTTCTAAACGATGCTCAGCAGGCGCTGGCCACCCTCGCCGAGCACCCCGAACTGGATGCCACCGCACGCGCTTATGCTCAGGCGCTTTCTGGCGCGCTCGATGCGCACGGCCAGCCCAAGGAGGCCTACGGTAAAGCGGCATTGGCACTCGCCCATCGCTTGGCGTACCAAACCGCGCTACGCTAG
- a CDS encoding TIGR00153 family protein, with translation MVTSNPFSSMFGRSPFQPLLAHIVKANECADQLLPFFEATLADDWDKAAELRENVTRLEHDADTLKTELRLNLPNTMFLPVSRSDLLDLISVQDKIANKVRDITGIMLGRKMRVPDELAEPMRNYIRTSVACVAQARQALEELKDLLESGFGKNVSDVMQKMIRELHTLEHQADDQQITIRRQLFSLESQLPPVDVIFLYKIIEWVGELSDRAERVGSRLQILTAR, from the coding sequence ATGGTTACCTCCAATCCTTTTTCTTCGATGTTTGGCCGCTCGCCATTCCAGCCGCTATTGGCCCATATCGTCAAGGCGAATGAGTGTGCCGATCAGCTGTTGCCGTTTTTTGAAGCGACCCTGGCTGATGACTGGGACAAAGCAGCTGAGCTGCGCGAAAACGTCACCCGTTTAGAGCATGACGCCGATACGCTTAAAACAGAGCTGCGTCTGAACCTGCCCAACACCATGTTTCTTCCGGTGTCGCGCTCTGATCTGCTTGATCTGATCAGCGTACAAGACAAGATCGCCAACAAGGTGCGTGACATTACCGGCATTATGCTGGGACGTAAAATGCGCGTGCCGGATGAATTGGCCGAGCCAATGCGCAACTACATCCGAACCAGCGTTGCTTGCGTGGCACAAGCGCGTCAAGCGCTGGAAGAGCTCAAGGATCTACTTGAGTCCGGCTTTGGCAAAAACGTCTCGGATGTGATGCAGAAGATGATCCGTGAGCTGCACACCCTCGAACACCAAGCCGACGACCAGCAAATCACCATTCGCCGCCAGCTGTTTTCGCTTGAAAGCCAGCTACCACCAGTGGATGTGATCTTTCTTTACAAGATCATTGAATGGGTTGGCGAACTATCCGACCGCGCCGAGCGCGTGGGTAGCCGTCTGCAGATCCTGACTGCCCGCTAA
- a CDS encoding inorganic phosphate transporter, producing MLIIAQHGEIFIILACLFGFFMAWGVGANDVANAMGTSVGSKAITIKQAILIAVIFEFLGAWLAGGEVTNTIRKGIIDPELLQGDPQLLVYGMLAALLAAGTWLLVASMKGWPVSTTHSIVGAIVGFAVAGLGPATVDWGAVGKIAASWVVSPLLAGTIGFVLFKSVHHLIFEDANPFTAAKRYVPGYVFLVGFIVSMVTLTKGLSHVGLDLTFNQSLLLSILLGLVIMGIGLIMQRRIKFEHNANDHFGYANVERVFGVLMIFTACAMAFAHGSNDVANAVGPLAAVISVVQTGGEIGGSALVPWWVLVLGGGGIVVGLVTYGHKVIATVGTGITELTPSRGFAATLAAATTVVLASGTGLPISTTHTLVGAILGVGLARGMAALNLRVIGTIAASWLITLPAGAGLAILFFFMFKGMFG from the coding sequence ATGCTGATTATTGCCCAGCACGGTGAAATTTTTATCATCCTGGCCTGTTTGTTTGGTTTTTTCATGGCCTGGGGCGTTGGCGCCAACGACGTCGCCAATGCCATGGGAACCTCGGTAGGGTCGAAAGCGATCACTATCAAGCAGGCCATCCTGATTGCGGTCATTTTTGAATTCCTGGGTGCTTGGCTAGCCGGTGGCGAAGTTACCAATACGATTCGTAAAGGTATCATCGACCCCGAGCTGCTACAGGGTGACCCGCAATTGCTTGTCTACGGCATGCTGGCAGCACTGCTGGCGGCGGGAACATGGTTGCTAGTGGCCTCCATGAAAGGCTGGCCGGTTTCCACGACGCACTCGATTGTCGGTGCGATCGTCGGCTTTGCGGTGGCAGGGTTAGGCCCTGCCACCGTGGACTGGGGCGCGGTAGGCAAGATTGCCGCCAGTTGGGTGGTCTCCCCCTTGTTGGCAGGCACCATCGGTTTCGTGCTGTTTAAATCGGTACACCACCTGATTTTCGAGGACGCCAACCCATTCACGGCTGCCAAACGCTACGTACCCGGCTATGTGTTTCTGGTAGGTTTCATCGTCTCGATGGTCACGCTGACCAAAGGGTTGTCCCACGTGGGGCTGGATCTAACCTTTAATCAGAGCTTGCTGCTGTCAATTCTGCTGGGTCTGGTGATTATGGGCATTGGCCTGATCATGCAGCGGCGTATCAAGTTTGAGCACAATGCCAACGACCACTTCGGCTATGCCAACGTAGAGCGTGTGTTCGGCGTGCTGATGATCTTCACCGCCTGTGCCATGGCCTTTGCCCACGGCTCCAACGATGTTGCGAATGCGGTTGGCCCATTGGCGGCAGTCATCAGCGTGGTGCAAACCGGCGGTGAAATTGGCGGCTCTGCACTGGTGCCCTGGTGGGTGCTGGTACTTGGCGGCGGCGGCATTGTAGTGGGTCTGGTCACCTACGGTCATAAGGTCATCGCTACCGTGGGTACCGGGATTACGGAGCTGACCCCCAGCCGTGGCTTTGCCGCTACCTTGGCGGCCGCTACTACGGTGGTGCTGGCCTCGGGCACTGGTCTGCCGATTTCCACCACCCACACGCTGGTGGGCGCGATTTTAGGTGTTGGCCTTGCACGCGGCATGGCGGCGTTGAACCTAAGGGTTATCGGTACAATTGCAGCGTCGTGGCTGATTACACTGCCCGCAGGGGCAGGTCTCGCGATTCTGTTTTTCTTTATGTTCAAAGGCATGTTCGGCTAA
- the argA gene encoding amino-acid N-acetyltransferase, producing MDTRFPFVDWFRNASPYINAHRGRTFVILIEGEAMASGRGEQLIQDLALLHTLGVRLVVVFGIRPQVHEALTAAGVEPTRIDGRWVADRAVMAHVEQVAAHQRLWLEARLSLGLPSTPLHGVELSVISGNLVTAKPLGVREGVDFDHSGEVRRVRASAIEGLLEKGSLVLLPPLGFSSTGEVFDLDASEVAQHAAVALKADKLILLGESEGLEDEQGALLRQLSPAEAEPRLSAAVPGSELARHLQAACTAAREGVARTHLLSWHNHDALLGELFTRDGVGTMITQHRYEQLRPATLNDVAGLLELLEPLERRGMLVARSRERLEHEIDDYMVIERDGMVIGCAALHVFTDTTIAELACVAVHDSYRGGERGERLVEAMERRARQRGLTEIFVLTTHTAHWFVEHGFRAASLEDLPTLRRETYNHARKSKVLVKQLT from the coding sequence TTGGATACGCGCTTCCCCTTTGTTGATTGGTTTCGTAACGCTTCCCCCTATATCAATGCCCACCGGGGGCGAACCTTTGTCATCTTAATTGAAGGCGAAGCCATGGCGTCTGGCCGAGGGGAACAGCTGATTCAGGATTTGGCGCTGCTGCATACTCTGGGTGTTCGCCTGGTCGTCGTGTTCGGCATTCGCCCCCAGGTGCATGAAGCGCTAACGGCCGCAGGCGTAGAGCCCACGCGTATCGATGGCCGCTGGGTCGCCGACCGTGCGGTAATGGCCCATGTGGAGCAGGTCGCCGCCCATCAGCGGCTATGGCTGGAAGCGCGGCTTTCGCTGGGCTTGCCCAGCACACCGCTGCACGGTGTGGAACTGAGCGTCATCTCCGGCAATCTTGTCACCGCCAAACCCCTTGGCGTGCGCGAAGGGGTGGATTTCGACCACAGCGGTGAAGTGCGCCGGGTGCGCGCCAGCGCCATTGAAGGCCTGCTGGAAAAAGGCTCGCTGGTGCTACTGCCGCCGCTGGGGTTCTCCAGCACCGGCGAGGTGTTCGATCTGGATGCTTCTGAAGTCGCCCAGCACGCCGCCGTGGCGCTAAAGGCCGACAAGCTGATTCTGCTTGGTGAGTCGGAAGGTTTGGAAGATGAACAGGGCGCGCTTTTGCGTCAGCTTTCGCCAGCGGAAGCCGAACCGCGTTTAAGTGCCGCAGTGCCAGGCAGCGAGCTCGCCCGCCATTTACAGGCCGCCTGCACCGCCGCACGGGAAGGCGTGGCGCGCACCCACCTGCTCTCCTGGCACAACCATGACGCCCTGCTGGGTGAGTTGTTCACCCGGGACGGTGTGGGCACCATGATTACCCAGCACCGCTACGAGCAGCTGCGTCCGGCCACGCTCAATGATGTGGCGGGCCTGCTGGAGTTGCTGGAACCGCTAGAGCGGCGGGGCATGCTGGTGGCGCGCTCCCGGGAACGCCTGGAGCACGAAATCGATGACTACATGGTGATCGAGCGCGACGGTATGGTGATTGGCTGCGCCGCGCTGCATGTATTTACGGATACCACCATTGCCGAACTCGCCTGCGTGGCAGTGCACGACAGCTACCGCGGCGGCGAGCGGGGCGAGCGCCTGGTGGAGGCCATGGAGCGCCGCGCCCGCCAGCGTGGCTTAACTGAAATATTCGTGCTGACCACCCACACCGCCCACTGGTTTGTCGAGCACGGCTTCCGCGCCGCCAGCCTGGAAGACCTACCTACGCTAAGGCGTGAAACCTACAACCACGCCCGCAAATCGAAGGTGCTGGTCAAGCAACTAACCTAA
- a CDS encoding carboxymuconolactone decarboxylase family protein — MPSSPCPPISDADWPEEITDLREGFAGALNVYRTMAHHPALLEAWAPLRQHVVKENALGPELTEVVILRAGLRMGSAYEWAHHVSRALALGFSEQRITAIRGTPEGIDGLIVNAVDALFDERMLAQEQEAELAEAIGRKAVIDLIAMVGFYSVLGYLLKTYNTPIDDTIQQEAQKQPALFSIAPGATS; from the coding sequence ATGCCCTCTTCTCCCTGCCCACCTATTTCCGACGCCGACTGGCCTGAGGAGATCACTGATTTACGCGAGGGCTTTGCTGGCGCACTCAACGTTTATCGCACCATGGCCCATCACCCGGCCTTGCTTGAGGCGTGGGCACCCTTGCGCCAACACGTTGTTAAGGAGAATGCGTTAGGCCCGGAACTGACCGAAGTGGTGATTTTACGTGCGGGTTTGCGTATGGGCTCAGCCTACGAATGGGCCCATCATGTTAGTCGTGCACTCGCGCTGGGATTCTCCGAACAGCGGATCACTGCTATTCGCGGTACTCCCGAAGGCATTGACGGTCTTATCGTCAACGCCGTGGATGCGTTATTCGATGAGCGCATGCTGGCCCAGGAGCAGGAAGCAGAACTTGCTGAGGCGATCGGGCGTAAGGCAGTGATCGACCTGATCGCCATGGTGGGTTTCTATTCGGTGCTGGGCTATCTACTCAAAACCTACAACACACCGATAGATGACACTATTCAACAAGAAGCACAAAAACAGCCGGCGCTGTTTTCAATAGCGCCGGGGGCCACCTCATAA
- a CDS encoding aspartate aminotransferase family protein, translating to MTRILHRGIGGKLPHAASAQGVYITDTTGRRYLDGSGGAAVTSVGHAHPEVLAAMRAQIDSLCYAHTSFFTTDAAEALAEKLVDLAPKGLDYVYLVSGGSEAVEAALKMARQYFVEIHQPQRRHIIARRQSYHGNTIGALATGGNAMRRQQFQPILPETHHVSPCYAYRDRANDETPEAYAARLAEELEAKILELGPEEVMAFVAEPVVGATLGAVASEADYFKRVRAICDKYGVLLILDEVMCGMGRTGTVFACEQDGVTPDIVTIAKGLGGGYQPIGAVMLSANIYASFANGSGLFQHGHTYLGHPVAAAAANKVVEIIARPETLANVNAMGMRLQSGLEAALGASPHVGDIRGRGLFRGIELVADRESKAPFDPARKLHAKIKRQAMARGLISYPMGGTIDGIHGDHILLAPPYIIAPDEVDLIIERIADAIDAAIAE from the coding sequence ATGACGCGTATTCTTCACCGCGGTATCGGCGGGAAACTGCCTCATGCTGCGTCGGCACAGGGCGTCTATATCACCGATACCACGGGGCGTCGCTATCTGGATGGGTCGGGAGGCGCTGCGGTCACCAGCGTCGGGCACGCCCACCCGGAAGTACTGGCCGCCATGCGCGCGCAGATCGATAGCCTCTGTTACGCCCACACTTCATTTTTCACTACCGATGCCGCCGAAGCGCTTGCGGAAAAGCTCGTGGATTTAGCTCCCAAAGGGCTGGATTACGTCTATTTGGTGTCGGGCGGTTCAGAAGCCGTTGAAGCGGCGCTGAAAATGGCCCGGCAGTACTTTGTCGAGATTCATCAGCCCCAGCGGCGACATATCATTGCCAGACGCCAGAGCTACCACGGCAATACCATCGGTGCCTTGGCAACCGGTGGCAATGCCATGCGGCGCCAGCAGTTTCAGCCCATCCTGCCCGAAACCCACCATGTATCGCCCTGCTATGCGTATCGCGACAGGGCCAACGATGAGACGCCCGAGGCCTACGCTGCACGGCTTGCCGAGGAGCTTGAGGCGAAGATTCTGGAACTTGGCCCTGAAGAGGTAATGGCCTTCGTTGCCGAACCCGTCGTCGGCGCCACCTTAGGGGCGGTTGCCTCTGAGGCGGATTACTTCAAGCGCGTGCGTGCCATTTGCGATAAGTACGGCGTACTGCTGATTCTCGACGAAGTGATGTGCGGCATGGGAAGAACCGGCACCGTCTTCGCCTGTGAACAAGATGGGGTAACGCCGGATATCGTCACGATCGCCAAAGGTTTGGGCGGCGGCTATCAGCCTATCGGCGCGGTGATGCTATCGGCCAACATCTACGCCAGTTTTGCCAATGGGTCTGGGCTGTTTCAGCATGGCCATACCTATCTTGGTCACCCTGTGGCCGCCGCTGCCGCTAACAAAGTGGTTGAGATCATCGCACGGCCGGAGACGCTGGCTAACGTCAATGCCATGGGCATGAGATTGCAGAGCGGCCTTGAAGCGGCGCTCGGCGCATCGCCCCATGTTGGTGATATTCGCGGCAGGGGATTGTTTCGCGGTATCGAGCTGGTGGCGGACAGAGAGAGCAAAGCGCCTTTTGATCCAGCTCGCAAGCTTCACGCCAAGATCAAGCGGCAGGCCATGGCGCGCGGCCTGATCAGCTACCCGATGGGTGGCACCATTGATGGTATTCACGGCGACCATATTTTGCTGGCACCGCCCTATATCATTGCCCCTGATGAAGTCGATCTGATCATTGAGCGTATTGCCGACGCCATAGACGCCGCCATCGCCGAGTGA
- a CDS encoding MurR/RpiR family transcriptional regulator — protein MQSSDSLREQIIAQYDAMSAQLQQAARYVLEHPEEVALVSMREVARNACVQPATMTRLAKFLGLAGYDDIRAQHAAALRQGSDGFAAKVRQRADEGSERGASDTASHMLQGLSAQLAKLCEPDSLRRLEATADRLRSARKIYVLGLRSSHAVAWHFHYVMTLLGERSVHLDGPGGTGGDALIRATPEDVMLVISIKPYATRTLELAQLAKDKGVGIVSITDSQVSPLVALSEQAVFCPTDSDSFFHTLTPALAVSEVLCSLLAEFDRPKTLEALQQADEHLLQLNTYSAAIPRRR, from the coding sequence ATGCAGTCAAGCGATTCGCTAAGAGAGCAGATTATTGCCCAGTACGATGCCATGTCTGCGCAGCTGCAACAGGCCGCTCGCTACGTGCTTGAGCATCCGGAGGAAGTGGCGCTGGTGTCCATGCGCGAGGTAGCGCGCAATGCCTGCGTGCAACCCGCCACCATGACCCGGTTGGCCAAGTTTTTGGGGTTAGCAGGGTACGACGATATCCGGGCGCAGCATGCGGCGGCGCTGCGTCAGGGCAGCGATGGCTTTGCGGCGAAGGTTCGCCAGCGGGCCGATGAAGGCAGTGAAAGGGGAGCAAGCGATACCGCCTCGCACATGCTTCAGGGGCTGAGTGCCCAGCTTGCTAAGCTCTGTGAGCCCGATTCGCTACGGCGGCTGGAAGCCACCGCCGATAGGCTGAGGTCAGCGAGAAAGATCTACGTGCTGGGTTTACGTTCCAGCCATGCCGTTGCCTGGCACTTCCATTACGTGATGACCCTACTGGGCGAGCGTTCGGTTCACCTGGATGGGCCTGGAGGAACCGGCGGAGACGCTTTAATTCGCGCTACTCCTGAGGATGTCATGCTTGTTATCTCCATCAAACCGTATGCCACAAGGACGCTGGAACTTGCTCAGCTGGCAAAAGATAAGGGGGTAGGCATTGTTTCGATTACGGATAGCCAGGTGTCGCCGCTGGTAGCGCTGTCAGAGCAGGCTGTTTTTTGCCCCACGGACAGCGATAGCTTTTTCCATACGCTAACCCCGGCATTAGCGGTCTCCGAAGTACTGTGCAGCTTATTGGCGGAATTCGACCGGCCTAAGACGCTAGAGGCTCTGCAGCAAGCGGATGAACACCTCTTGCAGCTCAATACCTATTCGGCGGCTATCCCCAGGCGGCGGTGA
- a CDS encoding type II toxin-antitoxin system HipA family toxin, translated as MAAHSEALDLFWGELHVGRLYNTQPLRFDYTQEWLANNQANSLSPQLPLTQQRHSGDSVLAYFENLLPEGELRRYIELRHHTTTVFGLLKSIGGDTASGYTLLPQGETPRPASYRKTNWEAINDFLHNETQGELTGQLAPQARISLAGAQNKLLLMVLDDGSPALPEGAAPSSHILKPDIRGLKGVWCSALNETLCMQLAAALALGVAETTFQPQTRACLVKRYDRFYDEHGNLQRYHQLDICQLAGTPSTLKYESDGGPGLIECRQLLQAAGVPAKDLLRFSQWFFFNLFIGNNDSHAKNLSILQTPQGVQLAPFYDLMCTTLYSGLSNRFAFRVSGIDQPGSIERSHLASLAQALGFKPAYFMSLGARLADEILSVLPAVIEALQEVATPGTEHVLLERLSRRIKQNCQKMTKRWSA; from the coding sequence ATGGCCGCCCATAGCGAAGCGCTTGACCTGTTCTGGGGGGAACTGCATGTCGGGCGTTTGTATAACACTCAGCCATTGCGATTTGACTATACCCAGGAGTGGCTAGCCAATAATCAAGCGAATAGCCTTTCGCCCCAGCTACCGCTGACTCAACAACGGCATAGCGGCGATAGTGTGCTGGCATACTTCGAAAACCTACTGCCTGAGGGCGAACTACGTCGCTATATTGAGCTACGCCACCACACCACCACTGTTTTTGGTCTTTTAAAGTCGATTGGCGGTGATACGGCGAGTGGCTACACCCTACTCCCGCAAGGTGAAACGCCTCGACCAGCCAGCTATCGCAAGACGAACTGGGAAGCTATAAACGACTTTCTGCATAATGAAACCCAGGGTGAATTAACCGGGCAGCTTGCTCCCCAAGCGCGAATTTCATTAGCGGGCGCTCAAAATAAACTGCTACTAATGGTACTCGATGATGGCAGCCCGGCGCTGCCTGAAGGGGCCGCGCCTTCAAGCCATATTTTGAAACCGGATATCCGGGGTTTGAAAGGCGTTTGGTGTTCTGCGCTAAATGAAACGCTCTGTATGCAACTAGCCGCCGCATTAGCGCTAGGAGTAGCTGAAACGACCTTCCAGCCTCAAACACGCGCCTGTTTAGTTAAGCGCTATGACCGTTTTTACGATGAGCACGGCAACTTACAGCGTTATCACCAGCTAGATATTTGCCAATTAGCAGGGACACCTTCCACCCTCAAATACGAAAGCGACGGAGGGCCTGGTCTCATTGAGTGTCGGCAGTTACTTCAGGCGGCGGGCGTACCCGCAAAAGACCTGCTGCGTTTTTCTCAGTGGTTTTTTTTCAACCTGTTTATTGGTAACAATGACAGCCACGCCAAAAACCTCTCTATATTGCAAACGCCGCAGGGCGTTCAACTAGCCCCGTTTTACGATCTCATGTGCACGACGCTCTATAGCGGTCTCTCGAACCGCTTTGCATTTCGAGTGTCAGGCATTGATCAGCCCGGCAGTATCGAACGCTCACACCTTGCTTCTCTCGCCCAGGCGTTGGGATTTAAACCTGCTTACTTCATGAGTTTAGGCGCACGTCTCGCCGATGAGATACTCAGCGTTTTACCCGCTGTGATAGAGGCCCTGCAGGAGGTCGCAACGCCAGGTACAGAGCATGTATTGTTAGAGCGCCTGTCTCGGCGCATTAAACAAAACTGCCAAAAAATGACAAAACGCTGGTCGGCTTAA
- a CDS encoding helix-turn-helix transcriptional regulator, with protein sequence MTSQIESAKRIRSSEELGKLVQQTRRDQSLLQSDIAGLAGTGNRFIVDLERGKPTLQLQKVLDVLDLMGLEVVIQRKGNHHGRP encoded by the coding sequence ATGACCTCCCAAATAGAGAGTGCAAAACGTATTCGCAGCAGTGAAGAGCTGGGCAAGCTAGTTCAACAAACCCGGCGTGATCAATCACTGCTGCAAAGTGATATTGCCGGGCTTGCGGGTACAGGCAACCGCTTTATCGTCGATCTTGAGCGCGGCAAGCCAACCCTGCAGCTACAAAAAGTACTCGATGTGTTGGATCTAATGGGATTGGAAGTGGTTATACAGCGCAAAGGGAATCACCATGGCCGCCCATAG
- a CDS encoding SDR family oxidoreductase — protein MSDQHQPPQHQDKQPGDEYAMRPEPEYIRESYRGADKLLDKVAIITGGDSGIGRSVAVHYAREGADSVIVHLKETKDAEETKRLVEAEGRRCLVLKGDVAAPAFCREIVKRTLDHFGKINIVINNAAEQYDWDDITEIPDDQLLRTFQTNIFSHFYLTKSALPHLSEGDTIIATSSINAFKGNDTLIDYTATKGAIQGLVRSLAMSLMDRGIRVNAVAPGPVWTPLIPASFEDEKVASFGGQVPMKRAGQPSEMGPAYVYLASEESSYMSGQTMHLNGGVILNT, from the coding sequence ATGAGTGATCAACACCAACCTCCCCAGCATCAGGATAAACAGCCGGGTGATGAATACGCCATGCGCCCAGAGCCCGAATACATCCGTGAAAGCTACCGGGGCGCCGATAAGTTACTGGACAAAGTCGCGATTATTACCGGTGGCGACAGCGGCATAGGGCGTTCAGTCGCCGTTCACTATGCCCGCGAAGGTGCCGATAGCGTGATCGTGCACCTTAAAGAAACCAAAGATGCGGAAGAGACCAAGCGACTGGTGGAAGCCGAAGGTCGTCGCTGCTTGGTTTTGAAAGGCGATGTGGCAGCGCCAGCGTTTTGCCGTGAGATCGTCAAGCGCACCCTCGACCACTTCGGCAAGATCAATATCGTCATCAATAACGCCGCAGAGCAGTACGATTGGGACGACATTACCGAGATCCCCGATGATCAGCTGCTGCGCACCTTCCAGACCAATATCTTCAGCCACTTCTATCTCACCAAATCAGCCCTGCCGCATCTCAGTGAAGGCGACACCATTATTGCCACCTCATCAATCAATGCCTTTAAGGGCAACGATACGCTGATCGATTACACCGCCACCAAGGGCGCCATTCAGGGGCTGGTGCGCTCGCTGGCGATGTCACTGATGGATCGCGGTATCCGCGTGAACGCCGTAGCGCCGGGGCCGGTATGGACGCCGCTGATTCCGGCAAGCTTTGAGGATGAGAAAGTGGCTTCATTCGGTGGCCAGGTACCCATGAAGCGCGCCGGGCAGCCTAGCGAAATGGGGCCTGCGTATGTTTACTTGGCCAGCGAGGAGTCCTCCTACATGAGTGGCCAGACCATGCACCTGAATGGTGGCGTTATCTTAAATACTTAA